The nucleotide sequence tgcgaaaaattcttgttttgcattgccttaagattattcttatttaaatatagcttaggaatagtaatagccgaaccataatatcacaaaataaattttaaaagtgactttatattagaatatttgtcattagagtattcagcttgcggcgtgtgaaaaattaatagggcactgattgttgagtgcttgtgaccgcacttcgtgcctcaagatatgaccaaagcaatgacactagaataattctagtgtctttgatatgactcttgcaataaacagttttcatgttttttttaattttataaatttatattttctacttcgtattatttttatgaaatatttatttctcaatgtaatgtcttctttttgaaaaatttttgtcctaaattacagtagttataataatttcctttacatttcctttaattatttagtatatttattaagtcatttgacttaatatgatgtatgtaaaatatccaattttatgatttaaaatgcacattagattcagttgtttttcatattcagtgttttttttttatattccaatttgcTATTTCTAAAAAGCgcgcaatttcatcatattgctacgaaattggccaaaactccccaaatatgtaaattcgtttcttcgatcagaattgatttcggcccgaaaatcgtattctagcacaacacgcacacatatacgcgttctcgtctcttgtttttactcacacaagcaggcagattctatttttagatttcttacgctctcagcgtaagcgagcggacagagggcaattttggccgtcaccaaaaaagtggctgcatagtgccaaaccaatgtatggccgatacgcatcttgttattctagtgtctttggtaaaagCCTAAATAGTCTATATGGAGTGTGTAAAACTATCCAAGGTTCTATTGTGAAAACATCTCGGCACCGAATGCAAAATGCacgaaaaacaatttcaaataaaacgctcaactttaattttcatttttttatgtaaaacattttatttttacattaaacataattatttaatttaattgactaGCGTACTATTACCCTTCTTGGGCAACTTAATCTAATCGGTATCAGTTATAACTATTCTTAATATCTATGCTATTTACAAAGATTATATGATTAAGAGTATTTAAGAAATTGAATGTTTAGGCTGTAATATTTAGGAGATTTTAATTAAGTAGGATTTGTCTCAGGTCCCGGTCAGTCAGGTCTTGAGGGTGGTGGCGTTTCAATCATCTTCTAGTACTTGTCGGATGGCTTTGGGCTGCGATACTTAGTTGTCTATGGCATAGAATAGACCAGGAGCTAATATGCTCTTGTAAGTTTTAACCTTTTTGGCGAGGGAAAGCTTGTTGCGGGCAGCAATTACCATTTTAGAAACCTTATTTTTAAAGGACTGCTATATCGCCGAGATATGCTTTCCGAAGGTTAAACTTCTATCCAAAATCACTCCAAGATATTTGTATGATGATTTGTGGTCAAGCACTCTTCCTTTAAGTGAGACACAATGGCAACTATGCGCTTTGTGAAGTTGCAGTTTGCAAATTTGTCAGCATTGATGCAGATGTTCTACAACTCTGCCCAATTCTGGAATGCGTCCAAGTTCtcttgctgttgctttttgtCAGTACCGCATATGTTGTAATCAGCACATCTTTACGATTTAATCCAGTGACTGCTGTCTGGGTTGGCATGTCCGCGAAGAAGATGGAGTATAGAGTAGGGCCTAACACATTTCCTTGAGGTACTCCAGCTTCGATGGCTTTAATACACGAAGTGCATTAGTCGGTCGTCTCACAGAAAGTTCATCCTAACAAAAAGCTCGTCATAAGCTGGAATAGCTGGGGTGAATTGTTGAATGTCCAGAAAAGCTGCTACCTCATACTCTTTCCTTTCTAGGGCTTCTAGTGCAAAATTGACAACTCTATGGAGTTGCTCGGGTGTTGAGTCCGGAATCCGAATTGGAAATCACATAGCAATGAGGGAAATAACCCTAAAGTAAAACACTGGTAAAAATGAGTACCACAAATCGCAGAGCTTGGTCTGGTAAGATTTTTATCGTTCATTTGTCGAGAAGGTCATGACCCGGGGCTTTTTTTGACTTCAACATGGAAACAAGTTGTTTCAGTTCTTCGAGAGTGACTGGATCCGCGGGCAGTGTCATTTGAAATGGCGTTTTAAGAGACTCTGCAACCAGACGGCAATGATACGCATCGGCAAGTGCGAGCGGCTTAAATCTTTGCTCCAAGCTGCTTGATAAGCTTTGTCCTGTGATGTGCGGCACCAACCACCAGATGGGCTTCTTATAGCGGATTTCTGAGAAGCCTAAAACTTGAACAATTTCGTGATTCTCCACTGGGAGAATTAGGACATCTCCTTTCTTGCAAATTCCTTTCTGACTTCCGAAGGAGGTCAACTATTGCAAAAGGTAGGAGCGGCTGAACAAAGGCTTGCGTGAAgcagtttttcagtttttccatAAATAAGCTTATGGCGTTGTCAATACCTTCtgttatttgaatttccatGTTTAAGTCGATTAGTTCAGACAGGTGTTCCTTGAAAGTCTCGACATGAGTACCAGGAGCTAGGAAACGGGAGCGTAGAGGCTTCTTCATTGGCATGGCATGGTCTGATGAAAGATCGTGCAGAGCTCGGATGTTGAATCTGTTAATGGATGCAGATCTACCTACCTGTGTGTTGGAGGAGAAAAATGTTAGCTGCCAAAATTTGGTGGTGGCCATTTGCTGCAGCCTGTATGAGTTTGCCTCTAGCGCAGGTTCTTGAGTTTCCCCACCAATGATGTTTGGCATTGTAGTCTCCACCTGCTATAAATTTGCCACCAAGAGTTATAAAAAGTGACTCAATATAAGCTTTTATCAACGGCTCACTGGGAGGGAGATACACCGATGCTAAAGATGCTAAAAAGAGCTGACAGTATTGCCATGAGCAACAAAAGTAGGGAGGCTTGGGGAGTTATTGTCAGTTGCAGCATGATCACCACCGCAGTTGATACACAAATAATTGTCCTCGTGCATAGCGTAGAGCCAGTTGCGTGGGGCCCAGCTCACTTGCCACAGATTAAATCCTGGAGACAATAGTTTTTTGAGTGCCCAAAAATGTGGAATCTCAGACATTGCAGCACTTCTTAAGTGCGACGAGCGCGTTCTATGGTGACTCTGTGTCTACCAAGTTACGTTACCTTCAGAAAATCATACATTTTTAATCCGTATTTTAGATTAACGAAGAACAGGTTTTGCCTTGTGGTTGATAGCCGCATCGTCATCCCCATCACAAATTGGTTCGTTCCACCAATCTCCCTTTCTCGGGCAATACATGTTGAGAGTTTTGTATCCCAGATCAACAAATGCTTTCTTAATTTGTTCCTTGGGAACATGCATGTATTCCCTTGAGCACGACACTGTAGTGCTTGTCCTCTTTTAATTGATGATGCCAGAACTTACAATTAATAGaacttattttgtttataacgGCACAGAAGGCCCCAGAGTTGACCGTGTATAACCGTGACACTCCAAATTTCGATGTTCGTAAAGTATAGTGGCTCTCACCAGCACCCGAATTCAGCTCTAGTTCCAGGGAGTGGGAATTACTGATGTTTGGGACACAAATGGCTGGAGGCTTAGCAGTATTTAAAGATTGTCTGCTTCTATGATCAGCAGCTGGAGTTGCTTCATCTTAATCAGAACTACTTTCAGGCAGGTCTACTTGCATGATTTTATCTGCTTCTTCAGCCAAGGCTGCATTACTGTTATTACTTACTAAAGACATTGAGGGTGTATCAACATTTGATGGCATCTTTCGCGGCTGAGAagcattttttttagtttcatttcTAATCGTCCATTATGGTTTTCGCCGCTGCTCGCAGTTGATTAATGGTGGAGTCGTCTTGGCAAAAACCGTTCTCTCGCTCTAGGATAGCTTTCAGCTCAAGTCTCGTCTTTTTTAATATATCTCATAACAAATCTGTTTTCTTTTACCCCTCACGTTAAAAACTTATATTTactgtattttattttttattctttgCCGACTGTTCGTTTGGCTCTTCCTCGATTGTTCACGGTCGATGACAATATAGCGCTTACTCGTTAGTTATCGATATTTACAATGTTACCCTTTACTTTCTTTAACATATTCGTAAGAATTAACGAAGTCGTAAGTATCTTACGATTtcgaattaaaattgaaaaatctgGGCTCCGGCTTTCTAACTCGTAAGAATATTTCGATTTGTAAGAAGGTAATTTTTGTCTGTCcaaaatgaaaagtatttgCCTTTTATTATATCAAATCAGATCTCATTATTTCACATCACCATAAGATCATTCTGCCACTTAgttatttcataaaaaaaaagtatttctGACAACACGtcagatttaaaaaaaaaaattcgtgAAACGAAACGCGTATGTAAACggcttataaaatatatacgaattcattaattaattaagaatTAAAACTGCGAAAAAGTTGTCCGCTCTGTTGTCTGAAAAACAACTGTTGACTGTTTACAAAACATTCCGAtgtaaaacattttgcaaaaaccGGAGCAcctaaaaacgaaaacgaaacgatTACGATTATCGGAGCATGtctgaatatttaaattacttACAGTTGTATTATAAGTATCATGATATATAACCCACAAACATAACCTAGTACAGACTAAGAAATGGTTAATCTTTTTCACTTCTTGAGATACCCAGAATTTTTGAtagattttataaattaaatgcgaTTGCGTACATTAAGTCAAGTTCTATATGCTAGCAATAGCGGGAACTTGTTGTTCTGATCCATAAAAACGGAAAATTCAGACCCTGTAGAACAAGTTTTTTATCATTTGAGCTAAATATTAATAAGAAATAATGGCATATGACATTTAATATAGCATACCCTTTTACTCCACAAGTAAGGGGAATAATATGGTATATGACTGAAAACATGTATGTTAATTTTAAACGGATCTTATGGATCGAGGACTAGTCTTaatgttattatgttcgttGGTAAATATACCGAATCATTAGTGGGATTAGACTCATCTATATCCTTCAATACTAATTTATAGGTTAAAGGGGATAAAAAGATTAAAAGGCGTTATTTCGTATAATATTAAGTCCGTTTGACGCAAGTTCTGGAACACCcttaaatgtcaaaaacaaacatatacTATTGGGAACCTGTTGTTATTTATTGATGCTACAAATGGGGACAGGGTATTTAGTTTGAAGAAATACCGCACTAGCCATTTTTATtaccataaaaataaattacttaaCAATAAATAgcaagtgaaataaaaagagGTTTTATTAGGTTTTTTTAAAAGTACTTTCGAGCAGACGATGAGCTTTGCTCTTAGATTGGGATCTTCAATCGGGTGTTTTCACCGTACGATCTTAGGTCGTGACATAATTCAAAGGAAAAGTCATGTGTAAGTTAAACCTATccaattatatttcatttttaagttaCATTACTATTTTAGGGTATCTTACCGCAATGGCCCCCCTCCCCATTCAAAGGCAACTAAAATTGGTGCTTTAACTGTTGGAGGAGCTATGTGGTGGTGGGTAATCTGGCACTTATGGCATGAACCTGACCATATAACGGTAAGAGAgtgaatatatacatatatgtatatatatataaagcattatattaaatattattcacAGGGGGAATTTGATTATCCTAACTCAAGGAAATGGAGCAACACAGAGTTGGGTGTTCCAAAGGATGGATTTTAAACATTATATGTCCAAGCTTACTCCAtaaatattgattaaaatgCGATATGTAGGCATGTAGTTACATTATTCTGCTTTGACTTATTTGTTACATAATACTCGGTCCACATTGAGTTTTTTTTACCCAATcaacatgtacatatgtacaaattaACCAGTTTCCTGGTGTTATGTTTATAGTATTTAGCGTCGATTTCCGGACGCCGGTGGCTTCACAAATACACGACGGAGtaacttttgaaaaactttaTTGAGCAGTGCAAGTGCTGCTgtacgaatatatatatatatatatatatatatatatatatatatatatatataaatatacgaATACAAGAATGCAAATTAAGagctaaaatgaaaacaaaacaaatggtTGCGGTTTCATATTCgtagcggccacgcaaatagGCAGTGTTTGCCGGCTACGTAACGAAATCCGGCCTAATGCTTACATTGCAGAATGCCTTTGTTGCCGTATTTCACATACTCTACGTTCATTCGGGCGATGCGGGTACGGGAGACTGAGCTTTGGTGGGAGGTGACGTTCAACAGAGGGAATCTTGCTAACCCCGGTACTCTGTTTTGGACCCCGTTCTGGTTGACGTACAGGGTTCCGTTGATGACGGCATGTAACAAGGTGCGTAccatcaaagacactagaataacaagatgcgtaacggccatacattggtttggcactatgcagccacttttttggtgacggccaaaattactctctttccgctcactcccgatgagagcgtaagaaatctaaaaatataatttgcttgcttgtgtgagtaaaaacaagagacgagaacgcgtataagtgtgcgtgttgtgctagaagacgattttcgggccgaaatcaattctgatcgaagaaatgaatttacattgtacatattagggtagtttttgccaatttcgtagcaatgtgataaaataaaataattattacaaattcacgccctgactattataattttaaaggtttttaaatttgtttgttaaaatcgccgctcgaattagctaccgtttacacatttatatttatgtttaattctaatttgtctctcatctgacaattttttaaaagcgaaatattttttttgaaacacttttaatgttaatgttacatcattttaagtcaaatgacttaataaatatactaattaattaaaggaagtacaatagaaattattataactactgtaatttcataaatttcataaaaatatgataactagaattattctagtgtctttgctttgttcatatcttgaggcacgaagtgcggacacaagcactcaacaatcattgccttattaattgttaatattaatatgtacatagatttggctatttctattctattttcaaataataataacgttaaggcaatgcaaaacaagaatttttcgcatggtgccaattgatcaaaaataatatagatttaaagtctaagaacttctgaggtgaagggcatattttgtcaaatttacaatgcatgagcatacgtgtgcacacatacagttgtctgctatcactttgtgcgttgaaaagagctgttcgctgtagcgcttttcgctctctcgctctattctattctattcgaGAGAGCAATGTTTCCTACAATTGACCGGTGTCAATTTGGGACTCTTGCTGCCTTGAGGATTAAGTTAAGTTGGTGGCAATTAGTTTATTGATTTGACTCTGGATTTTggtattgatttctatttgcCTATTGTTCGCGTGTGAAAGTTTAAATGGTTGATTTTTCTGTTCTGTAGACAAGGGGGAACccaataatttaaaaagtttaaaattcgCTACTGAGCGCGTCATTTTTaattgtccttgtggaccaccctcccctcaATAAGGACCGTGGTCCCCATGTCCGCTTCTGCAGCTCTTTTCCCGCAAATGAGCTTGTTGCCGAGTCTTCGGTTCGATTTTACCAACACTTTTTCGCCAACTTCGAGTACCCTATTCTGCTGCGAGGCGTTTTGGCCCTTAGCGTGGTTTGAGCTTTATGGATTCTGTTGTGGATCTCTACCGGTGGCTCATCAGGGTGAGTTAGGACGATGTCAGCCGGTCTCCTGTTGATTACCTAGTGAATCGACTTATTATATTGGGTATATTGGGTATTTCGACCGGATCATCTACGCCCTTGTCTATCTTTATGCACCCGGCTAGCTCCAGCAACGTGCTGTGAAAACGCTCCACCTGTGTCCGTAGGAGGTACTGTGCAGAGGTGGTGCGTTTGTAATGCTTACACCAATGTAAAAGCATGGACACGATCGTGTGCGACttcaacaataaattattCGTTGTCGCAATAAATAGTCTTTGCCCTCGGGAAAAAGTTCATAAGCTGAAGCAGTGCTTCAGGTCTTCAATAGTTCTCGAGGCGATAGGTTGTACGATGGCAAATTTAGAAAACGCAAGtgaggaaaaactttttgtcagtatataaaatatgtatgtgcaaCATTTCCCCTGTGTGTGATGGTTTTGGCGTAATTCCGAGATCTTACTTCTTTTGGTGCCTGTCATACTTGGCCCTCGTACAAGTCCTGCAATTATGCACGATCGTGTGGCGCCTTTTATTGCCGAATAGAATAAAGGTATTATTAGACGAGAAACGTGCTTCCTCAACTATTATATGGTTCTGGAAGCAGTTTAACAGCTTGTCTATGGATTGTGTGGGTGGGAGACATTTCACAGTGAATCGTTACTGCGCAAGATTCGGGCTCTTCTTTTTTCAGCACATTAAGCTACTGGTTAGGCAAGGTGTCCTCTACCAGGTTCTCTTTACCGGGCCTGTAAAATAGTCGAGCATTAAAGTCGTCTATGCGGGCCCTTCACCTCTTTATTTTGGCGTTCGGGTTTGATTCCGACACAGAAAATGTTGAAGTCTGATGGTCAGTgaagatatttatataatttactCCATACGAGTAATGCCGGAGTTTAGCCAGGGCCCAAACGATGGCCAATAACTCCCGCTCGTTATTCGCGTAGTTGTCCTTGAAGTCATTGTTATAGGGCGGCCCTTTTTGGTCGTTAGATCAAATGGCTTCTTATTGTCGGGGTAGCTGAGCATGATGTCTTCTGACGCCAATATATTGCGCAGCTTTTGGAACGCCTCTCTCTGGGACTCAGAGGAACGCACCTGAATGTTCCTCGATCTATGCCTACTAGCTGTTCCATTTTCCCCCCTTTAGTATGTTCGAAATGGTCCTTGCTATAGAAGCGAAGTCTTTGATGAAACATCTATAGTAGGTCGCGAGGCCCAGAAACGACCTGACTTCGAATACCGTCTTGGGCTCTGGGGAATTCTTTTATGGCCTTGACTTTTTCTGGGTCCGTTGCTGCACCGTTACTGGTGACTATGAACCTAAGAAAACTCAcacttttcttaaaaaaaacccGATTTCTTGACCGATACTATGATGTTCGCTTCTTATAGGCTCTTTAACACCCACTCTACATTTTTGATGTGAGCCTCCTCGTCTTGCGAGAAGATGATCACGTGATCAATATAAACATAGCAAAATTTGCCTATTTGTTCCCGTAAGATATCATCGATCTTTCGCTGGAAGATGCCGGCGGCGTTCCTGAGGCAGTCTCTTGAACTCATATTTTCCACCGTTTACcgagaaagaagtttttttgcGATCACGTTTCGCTAGCACGAACTGATGTCCGGATTTGAGGATCCTCGAAAAATAGCGAGCTTTGCCCAAATTGCTTAATATCATTGATATATTCGGCATTGGGTATTTGTCGCTGGCAGCGAACGCATGTTTTTCATGGCTTGGTTCTACCTCTTGCGCGAGAGTTACAATATGATAGTAGCGATACCAGTTTGCTGTTGATAAGGTATTTTCCAGGTCTCCCAATAATACTCCGTTGGGAGTATAATAGGAACatgataatatatgtatactctgCTTGGTGATCGCGAATCTGCTGACCCATCAGATTTGGGGAATGTCTCCGACTTGCTGAGCTGTTTCCGACGACAATGTTGCAGCATGAGAGTGCGACGAACTAGCTGCTCTGGTGTGAGGGTTTTTGGGAGACGGCGGAGAAGACGTAgactgctgatgtggtaagAAGAGAGGACAACGAactaacagttttggcgtGGAGGTTTTGGGGAGTAGATGTAGGtactgctgatgtggtaactcCTCTCCCCGTAGAATGAAGTGACGGCCATAACGAAGGAATGGACGAAACGTAGTTGACCGAGGGAGTATGGTTGGGTAGGTAAGTAATGTTTCTTTTTAATACTAAGGCGTAGAGTATAAAGATGACCAGGATGACACTCGATGCGTAGGTCAGGAATCGAAGATCAATCGTGGATTCCTTGACTTGGagtattttggttttattttcctgAAGGTGAAGTATTATTTTGTTCAGGCTTAGATCCTCcattgttgtatttattgatATGTTCTTCGTTTCAGGTAGTGATAATTTAATCCTCTCTTCGTAGAACAACTCGCTGTCATCGTATTTGGTTCCTTCTATAAATATGGAACAGTTTATATGGTTTATTATTGTCGTTCCTTCAATGAGGAATGGTTCAGCACAACTTGGTTCAGcacttgtttggtttttgctgaTAATAACGATCCATTGTTGCTCCGGTTCCACTACTGTCTTGTCTGTGTTGATAATTTTTGCCTCGCAAATAGGGTTCATTCCTTGAATTACTTGTTTTATACATTCTTTGTTGTCCATGTTGTTCCCCGCAGTTCTGGGGTCGCAGATGTATGTGCCGTGTACCTTAGGGCATTTTTCTTGAAAACttatcatataattaaatttatcatcatataatataaatttaggtAGAGTGATTTGTGCCATTAATTGgtaacttaattaaatgtgaaagtGTATAAGTgtatatatcaaatattggaatcttaatttgaaatataattctAGTTTGTTGTGATTCTATCTCTATGTTGAGTAGTCTAGATATGCTCTTCTGAATTGATTGAGAAATTTTGAAGTTTGAAAACCTGTGCAATATCTCTTAGCTCGTCAATTGATAAGATAAAGTTTGGAAT is from Drosophila melanogaster chromosome 3L and encodes:
- the ND-AGGG gene encoding NADH dehydrogenase (ubiquinone) AGGG subunit, isoform A — its product is MSFALRLGSSIGCFHRTILGRDIIQRKSHVVSYRNGPPPHSKATKIGALTVGGAMWWWVIWHLWHEPDHITGEFDYPNSRKWSNTELGVPKDGF